One Bradyrhizobium sp. ISRA464 genomic window carries:
- a CDS encoding exodeoxyribonuclease VII small subunit, with protein sequence MAENAQADVKKLSFERAIEELESIVKRLEDGKVPLEESVAIYERGEALKRRCEELLRQAEARVDKITTDASGQVNGTEPLDVQ encoded by the coding sequence ATGGCCGAAAATGCTCAAGCCGACGTCAAGAAGCTGTCGTTCGAACGCGCGATCGAGGAACTCGAATCGATCGTCAAGCGGCTCGAGGACGGCAAGGTCCCGCTCGAGGAGTCGGTCGCGATCTACGAACGCGGCGAGGCGCTGAAGCGCCGTTGCGAGGAATTGCTGCGCCAGGCCGAAGCCCGGGTCGACAAGATCACCACCGACGCCTCGGGCCAGGTGAACGGCACCGAGCCGCTCGACGTGCAGTAG